A DNA window from Arachis duranensis cultivar V14167 chromosome 3, aradu.V14167.gnm2.J7QH, whole genome shotgun sequence contains the following coding sequences:
- the LOC107480062 gene encoding uncharacterized protein LOC107480062 has product MPYPQKLRQAKKDKQFTRFADYLKTLEIKIPFAEALEQKPSYAKFMKDILCHKKDWIEAEIVLLTKECNAVIQKSLPKKFKDPRSFMIPYTLGDVCIKTALCDLEASINLIPASLIKRLCLTHEVKPTRICLQLTDGSIKLPSSVIEDMIVRVRPFDFPIDFVVLKMDEHKSATLILGRPFLTTGQTLIDIQKGEVTL; this is encoded by the coding sequence atgccatatcctcagaagCTCCGCCAAGCGAAAAAAGATAAACAGTTTACCCGCTTTGCGGATTATCTCAAGACACTTGAGATCAAGATCCcttttgcagaggctcttgagcagaAACCTTCTTAtgccaagttcatgaaagaCATCTTatgtcataagaaggattggatagaGGCAGAAATAGTCCTCCTCACTAAAGAATGCAATGCAGTAATCCAAAAGAGTTTACCAAAGAAATTCAAAGATCctagaagctttatgataccctACACTTTAGGGGATGTCTGCAtaaagacagccctatgtgaccttgaAGCAAGTATTAACTTAATACCTGCATCATTAATAAAGAGGCTCTGTTTAACTCACGAAGTTAAACCTACCCGTATATGTCTTCAACTTACTGATGGTTCTATTAAGCTACCATCAAGCgtgattgaggacatgattgtcaggGTTAGACCCTTTGATTTCCCCATAGATTTTGTGGTGCTGAAAATGGatgagcacaagagtgcaaccctcattcttggaagacctttcctaactACAGGGCAGACCCTCATTGAcattcaaaaaggggaagtaaccctatga